A window of Paenibacillus sp. 19GGS1-52 contains these coding sequences:
- a CDS encoding NAD(P)H-dependent oxidoreductase, with protein MGSLSSIQHEILSAFQFRHATKEFDSNKKISDIDFQFILETGRLSPSSFGFEPWRFVVVQSPEIREKLRPYARGANKQLPTASHFVLILARLPKDMLADSDYIQGMMENVQQLPPEGVEGKGKVYDAFLKTGFRLQENERAMFEWGCRQTYLALGNMMTAAAQIGIDSCPMEGFDKAEIERVLVEERIMDAEHFGIACMVAFGYRLHEPLNKTRQTADQVVQWV; from the coding sequence ATGGGAAGTTTATCCTCAATCCAGCATGAAATTCTGTCTGCTTTCCAATTCAGACATGCTACTAAAGAATTTGACAGCAACAAAAAAATCAGTGATATCGACTTCCAATTTATTCTGGAGACCGGACGCCTGTCACCAAGCTCCTTCGGCTTTGAGCCCTGGCGATTTGTGGTTGTGCAAAGCCCGGAGATTCGTGAGAAACTGCGTCCGTATGCGAGAGGAGCCAACAAACAGCTTCCGACCGCTAGTCATTTTGTGCTCATTCTCGCAAGATTACCTAAAGACATGCTTGCTGACTCTGACTATATCCAAGGGATGATGGAGAATGTTCAGCAATTGCCTCCAGAGGGTGTAGAGGGAAAAGGAAAAGTTTATGATGCGTTCTTGAAGACGGGTTTCCGGCTGCAGGAGAACGAACGGGCCATGTTCGAATGGGGCTGTCGGCAGACCTATCTAGCTCTCGGTAATATGATGACCGCCGCCGCGCAGATCGGCATTGATTCTTGCCCGATGGAGGGCTTTGACAAGGCGGAGATTGAGCGAGTTCTGGTAGAAGAAAGAATCATGGATGCTGAGCATTTTGGGATCGCTTGTATGGTGGCTTTCGGGTATCGTCTGCATGAGCCTCTTAATAAAACACGGCAAACAGCGGATCAAGTGGTTCAGTGGGTGTAA
- a CDS encoding protein phosphatase 2C domain-containing protein — protein MGADIDWISVQGTGEWNEDAVILNHDLKIYGVVDGATSLVPYRGTSKETGGRLASQLIKQYAEQLTSTEFNGLDTLLKEANSRLGQEMERCGINLHSKDELWTAGAALIRITDTYIEFIQVGDCMIYAMYEDGSIRSLTRDHVAAIDLQSKRIWEEGIATGVLTKELLWEMVKPVIAANKQKMNTPEGYSIINGMAEAEPFFEYGRINLIKLHSLLLVTDGLFYPGEVGNTEEDLVNSLVRYVTEKSLEQYAEWLLQLERADTECIQYPRFKISDDKTGIYIRLT, from the coding sequence ATGGGTGCAGATATAGATTGGATTTCGGTTCAGGGTACAGGCGAGTGGAACGAGGACGCGGTTATTCTTAATCATGACTTAAAAATATATGGTGTAGTGGACGGTGCTACTTCACTAGTTCCTTACCGTGGGACGAGCAAGGAGACGGGTGGAAGACTGGCGTCTCAACTGATTAAACAATATGCTGAGCAACTGACTTCTACCGAGTTTAATGGGTTGGACACACTATTGAAGGAAGCGAACAGCAGGCTTGGGCAGGAGATGGAACGCTGCGGTATTAATCTGCATTCGAAAGATGAACTATGGACAGCAGGCGCAGCCCTTATTCGGATAACGGATACCTATATTGAATTCATTCAGGTTGGCGATTGCATGATTTATGCCATGTATGAAGATGGCTCCATCCGTAGTCTAACCCGTGATCATGTGGCAGCAATCGACCTGCAGTCCAAACGAATCTGGGAGGAAGGCATTGCGACAGGAGTGCTTACCAAAGAATTATTATGGGAAATGGTCAAGCCGGTAATCGCAGCCAATAAGCAAAAGATGAACACACCAGAAGGGTATTCCATTATTAATGGAATGGCAGAGGCGGAGCCCTTTTTTGAATATGGCAGAATAAATCTGATTAAGCTGCACAGCCTGCTGCTAGTGACAGACGGGCTCTTCTATCCAGGAGAAGTGGGGAATACGGAGGAAGATCTGGTGAACTCGCTTGTTCGTTATGTTACTGAAAAGAGTCTTGAACAATATGCAGAATGGCTGCTGCAATTGGAGAGAGCGGATACTGAATGTATTCAGTACCCCCGATTCAAAATATCAGATGACAAGACAGGCATTTATATTCGCCTAACATAA
- a CDS encoding YkvA family protein — protein MKHNEDKNTMELAVGNFEYNKANEELVTTNFWSKTKRVVGKIPFTKDAIAMYYCAVDAKTPLWAKGIAFGALAYFISPVDAIPDVLIGLGFTDDAAVIAAGIRALSGQVTDEHKEKSEVFFNGQK, from the coding sequence ATGAAGCATAACGAGGACAAGAACACTATGGAACTTGCAGTGGGGAATTTCGAATACAACAAAGCTAATGAAGAACTCGTCACAACAAACTTTTGGTCCAAAACAAAGAGAGTTGTCGGTAAAATCCCCTTCACCAAAGATGCTATCGCTATGTATTATTGTGCAGTTGATGCCAAAACACCCTTATGGGCCAAAGGCATTGCCTTCGGTGCACTAGCCTATTTTATTTCCCCTGTGGATGCCATACCTGATGTGCTGATTGGCTTGGGCTTTACAGATGATGCTGCTGTTATTGCCGCGGGCATTAGAGCGTTATCGGGTCAGGTAACAGATGAGCATAAAGAGAAGTCAGAAGTATTCTTCAACGGACAAAAATAA
- a CDS encoding CidA/LrgA family holin-like protein: MKILVIIVQVALLYLFYMVGDYLQRLLHLPVSGSIVGLILLFILLLFRIVPVKWIENGSIAVLSYLPLFFIPATAGIVNHLDIFDGRGLLLILILIVSTVLTMVTAAHSSQWLEGWSSRSGRSSIKEKGKEL; this comes from the coding sequence ATGAAAATCTTGGTCATCATTGTCCAAGTCGCGCTATTATATCTGTTTTATATGGTGGGCGACTATCTGCAAAGGCTACTGCATCTCCCAGTGTCGGGGAGTATTGTTGGACTAATATTATTATTTATTTTACTACTCTTTCGAATTGTGCCTGTGAAATGGATCGAGAATGGGTCAATTGCAGTATTATCATATCTTCCGCTATTTTTTATTCCGGCGACTGCCGGGATTGTGAACCATTTAGATATTTTTGATGGCAGAGGTTTATTATTGATTCTTATCCTCATTGTTAGCACGGTATTGACGATGGTAACAGCGGCGCATTCCAGTCAGTGGCTGGAAGGATGGAGCAGTAGAAGCGGCCGCAGCAGTATAAAAGAGAAGGGGAAGGAATTATAA